Genomic DNA from Prunus persica cultivar Lovell chromosome G1, Prunus_persica_NCBIv2, whole genome shotgun sequence:
aaaagaaacttAACAGAGAGATTGAGGACGGAGAGGGCGAGATTGTCCCTTGACCCCTTAAACAGAGTCTGTGACTTCCGGCAACCTCCCCCGCTGGAATAACTCAATCTTCCGGCACCGGCGACGTCCTCCAGTCCTTCTTACTTATAAACCCTCTTCATCGTCGTTCCGGTGCGTGGGCCCCACCATTTGTCTTCCCATGCATGCTCTGGGTTTTGCaagtttgagaaaaataaaaaataaaactacatTTCTTGTATTTTAACTTGATTGCGTCGATTGCCATGTGTACCATGTCTCTGATAGAAGCGGAGCAGTGTGGGTAACAAGTTGGTTTTGGGGATTTCTGGTTTACATTgcatgttgttgttgttgatgctTGTGTTTGTATTATATGAAAAGTACTTaactatttgaattttgaatcaCATGCATCCCATTATTTGTGCAGTCTTCTTCTTTAAAGAAAAGTATTGAAGCTTTTGgtattctatttttttggtttctttcacAGTTGTGTCATGAGGCTCTCACACACCATagcaatatttattattatatttttcaccTACTGGTGTTCATGTGACTTGCCAAAGTTTATTGATACTCGCCAATCAAAGAAACTTGCATGTAATGCAGTGTAAATTTGAACCTAACCCACATAGCTAATTTCTTCCACCAGCAGCAATGGACAGCATCAGAAGTCCATTCAAGGGAATAATCCACGACGTCAAAGGAAGAGCAGCGTGCTACAAGGAAGACTGGATTGGAGGACTTTGCTCTGGTGTTAGGTAAAAATCACCATGTTCTCTTTCAGGGATTCCATAAACTTGATTAGTTGATTCACAATCTTCTCCAATCGTTTCAGGATTTTAGCTCCAACTTTCTACATTTTCTTTGCTTCTGCACTTCCCGTTATCGCCTTTGGGGAGCAATTGAGTAGGGATACAGGTATATCATCTGTTCCTTTTGGACTTTATCttaaaaagttcaattttttgaagAAAGAGTTGAAGAGGTGCATGGTAACTATTGGTGATAAGAAATTAGTACCTAACGTTGTGTATCGATTTATAATTCTTGCTTTTTCTAGTTGTGGATTTTAATGGAGGAAGCCTGAAATTTATGTTTGTATGATGGTAGATGGAACCTTAAGCACTGTGGAAACTTTGGCTTCTACTGCTCTATGTGGTATCATTCAATCATTCTTTGGTGGGCAGCCTTTGCTGGTCTTAGGAGTTGCTGAACCCACTGTCATAATGTATAATTATTTGTACACTTTCAGTAAGGGAAGACCAGAGTTGGGGACCAAACTGTTTCTAGCTTGGACTGGCTGGTATGGGAATTAATCTCATCTATTTTCCAGATTGCCAATGTTTCCTTTGTACTATGAGAACTACGAGTCAGAAAATAGATGTTAATGACTTTTGTGTTTACTTATGTTACAGGGTTTGTGTCTGGACATCCCTGTTGCTCATTCTTCTGGCAATTTTCAATGCATGTAACATCATATCCAGATTTACTAGGATTGCAGGGGAACTTTTCGGCATGTTGATCTCTGTTCTTTTTATTCAAGAGGCCATCAAGGTTTGCATAGAGTTTCTTgacaaaactaaacaaaacaaatttcatcAGTTCTAGTGGATTGATTTTAACCCAAGTAAATGCTCACTGGCAGGGAGTAATTTCTGAATTCAGTATTCCGAAAGCCGAAAATCCAAAGCTGGAGGAGTTTCAATTCCAATGGCTCTACACCAATGGGTTGCTTGCTGTCATTTTCTGCTTCGGTGTCATTTCCACTTCCCTTAAGAGCAGAAAAGCAAGATCATGGTGGTATGGCACAGGTAAtgaattgaattattttttatagtgattttataattttatgaaaTATTATTCTATTGCACCAGATCTGGTTTTGGCTATTCTTATTTGGCTCTTTTCGGGTGGCGGATACAGGGTGGCTCCGAAGTCTTATTGCAGATTATGGGGTTCCCCTAATGGTCTTGGTGTGGACAGCACTGTCTTATGTTGTACCTGGTAAAGTTCCACATGGAGTTCCTAGGAGGCTTGTTTGTCCATTTCCCTGGGACTCTGCATCACTCTACCATTGGACCGTCGTCAAGGTATAATTAGTTCTCTGATGGGTAAATTGTACATTTAAGCCTTTTGCCTTTAACTGGGATCAATGGCTAATATAAAACATAATCTCTAATCCTGTCCATTTCCCATATTGAAATTGCAGGATATGCCAAATGTCCCAGTCTTGTACATCTTTGCTGCCTTCATACCAGCTGTGATGATAGCAGGCCTGTACTTCTTTGACCACAGTGTAGCTTCTCAGCTGGCACAACAGAAGGACTTTAATCTTCAAAAACCACCTGCTTACCACTACGATATGCTACTGCTGGGAATAATGGTATGTTTTCTGACtttaatctttttcttctatctcTTGTTTTGTAATATATCTTTCTATCTAACTATGCTGCTATATTTTCATTGCTACAGACATTGATTTGTGGGTTGCTTGGGCTTCCTCCTTCAAATGGTGTTCTTCCACAGTCCCCCATGCACACTAAGAGCCTTGCTGTTCTAAGGAGGCAGGTAAGCTTAGGGTATCATATAGGATTTCTCTTGATTCGTAGTGTTATTGTCATTTGTTTACACAATTGGACCGATCAGGTGATTCGAAAGAAGATGGTAAAGAGTGCCAAGGAATGCATTAAACTAAAGGCAACCAACTCTGAGATGTTTGGAAGGATGGAAGCTGTGTTCATAGAAATGGATGGTGGCTCTCCTCCAAATGTAAGTGCTCAAggctgatatatatatatatatatatatatatatcactaaTCCTCCATCATTTGTGCTAGTGCATTGTCTAATCAGCGTTTAGTTTTGTCTTGCAGCCTAA
This window encodes:
- the LOC18791602 gene encoding boron transporter 4 isoform X1; the protein is MDSIRSPFKGIIHDVKGRAACYKEDWIGGLCSGVRILAPTFYIFFASALPVIAFGEQLSRDTDGTLSTVETLASTALCGIIQSFFGGQPLLVLGVAEPTVIMYNYLYTFSKGRPELGTKLFLAWTGWVCVWTSLLLILLAIFNACNIISRFTRIAGELFGMLISVLFIQEAIKGVISEFSIPKAENPKLEEFQFQWLYTNGLLAVIFCFGVISTSLKSRKARSWWYGTGWLRSLIADYGVPLMVLVWTALSYVVPGKVPHGVPRRLVCPFPWDSASLYHWTVVKDMPNVPVLYIFAAFIPAVMIAGLYFFDHSVASQLAQQKDFNLQKPPAYHYDMLLLGIMTLICGLLGLPPSNGVLPQSPMHTKSLAVLRRQVIRKKMVKSAKECIKLKATNSEMFGRMEAVFIEMDGGSPPNPKELQNLKEAVMKSDDGEELKGKFDPEKHIDAHLPVRVNEQRVSNLLQSLLVGGSVFAIFVIKKIPTSVLWGYFAYMAIDSLPGNQFWERILLLFISPSRRYKVLEGSHASFVELVPFKYIVAFTLFQLVYFLICFGVTWIPIAGILFPLPFFVLISIREHVLPKFFHPAHLQELDSCEWEEVPGAPQEKVPPEPGNDEGADYDDEILDEMTTSRGELKLRTSFSSEDRLSHVHPEDGRI
- the LOC18791602 gene encoding probable boron transporter 7 isoform X2, whose amino-acid sequence is MCKGRPELGTKLFLAWTGWVCVWTSLLLILLAIFNACNIISRFTRIAGELFGMLISVLFIQEAIKGVISEFSIPKAENPKLEEFQFQWLYTNGLLAVIFCFGVISTSLKSRKARSWWYGTGWLRSLIADYGVPLMVLVWTALSYVVPGKVPHGVPRRLVCPFPWDSASLYHWTVVKDMPNVPVLYIFAAFIPAVMIAGLYFFDHSVASQLAQQKDFNLQKPPAYHYDMLLLGIMTLICGLLGLPPSNGVLPQSPMHTKSLAVLRRQVIRKKMVKSAKECIKLKATNSEMFGRMEAVFIEMDGGSPPNPKELQNLKEAVMKSDDGEELKGKFDPEKHIDAHLPVRVNEQRVSNLLQSLLVGGSVFAIFVIKKIPTSVLWGYFAYMAIDSLPGNQFWERILLLFISPSRRYKVLEGSHASFVELVPFKYIVAFTLFQLVYFLICFGVTWIPIAGILFPLPFFVLISIREHVLPKFFHPAHLQELDSCEWEEVPGAPQEKVPPEPGNDEGADYDDEILDEMTTSRGELKLRTSFSSEDRLSHVHPEDGRI